One window of the Conexibacter sp. SYSU D00693 genome contains the following:
- a CDS encoding lytic transglycosylase domain-containing protein, which produces MRARGCSEDGQATVVLVGLLVAVLLGALLLGGLGAALAQRSDRQRAMDLAALAGARAMREAYPRLFEPPEVGGAANPRWLSHPRYLELGRAAARATARRNGVADVEVDLPSEDGLPPLRIDVRDARPIEVGRFDVPVTVRAQAELVPDAGAGMAPLLSGNPGEYRGPFATRQGKPMRPDVALAFDRMAAAARADGVTLLITSAFRSDAEQAVLWARHPDPKWVARPGTSLHRLGTELDLGPRAAYGWLAANAKRFGFLQRYGWEPWHFGFVRNPGSVSVGAVPEVRAAERGGDDGAGGGGEGGGPGSGLPSWVPARFRATIARAAMRWSISAALLAAQLRQESGFDPDARSGAGAMGIAQFMPGTARSLGLRDPFDPEQAIDAQAHLMRDLLRQFGSVPLALAAYNAGPGAVQRFGGIPPFRETQDYVVRILGLLHGAGDLLVPAAGLEVRLVA; this is translated from the coding sequence GTGCGAGCACGCGGGTGCAGCGAGGACGGGCAGGCGACGGTCGTCCTGGTCGGCCTGCTCGTCGCGGTGCTCCTCGGCGCGCTGCTGCTCGGCGGCCTCGGAGCGGCACTGGCGCAGCGCAGCGACCGCCAGCGGGCGATGGACCTCGCAGCGCTGGCCGGTGCCCGGGCGATGCGCGAGGCCTACCCGCGGCTGTTCGAGCCCCCGGAGGTCGGCGGCGCGGCGAACCCGCGGTGGCTGAGCCACCCGCGCTACCTCGAGCTGGGTCGCGCGGCGGCGCGGGCGACCGCGCGGCGCAACGGCGTCGCCGACGTGGAGGTCGACCTGCCGTCGGAGGACGGCCTGCCGCCGCTGCGCATCGACGTGCGCGACGCGCGCCCGATCGAGGTCGGCCGCTTCGACGTGCCGGTGACCGTGCGCGCGCAGGCCGAGCTCGTGCCCGACGCGGGCGCCGGGATGGCCCCGCTGCTGAGCGGCAACCCTGGCGAGTACCGGGGGCCGTTCGCGACCAGGCAGGGCAAGCCGATGCGGCCCGACGTCGCCCTGGCGTTCGACCGGATGGCCGCAGCGGCGCGCGCCGACGGCGTCACGCTGCTCATCACGAGCGCGTTTCGCAGCGACGCCGAGCAGGCCGTCCTCTGGGCCCGCCACCCGGACCCGAAGTGGGTCGCACGGCCCGGCACGTCGCTGCACCGCCTCGGGACGGAGCTCGACCTCGGCCCGCGCGCGGCGTACGGGTGGCTCGCGGCGAACGCCAAGCGCTTCGGCTTCCTCCAGCGCTACGGCTGGGAGCCCTGGCACTTCGGCTTCGTCAGGAACCCCGGATCGGTGTCCGTCGGCGCGGTGCCCGAGGTGCGCGCCGCGGAGCGCGGCGGCGACGACGGCGCCGGCGGCGGAGGGGAGGGCGGGGGCCCGGGCTCGGGCCTGCCGTCGTGGGTGCCGGCGCGCTTTCGCGCGACCATCGCCAGGGCGGCGATGCGGTGGTCGATCTCGGCGGCGCTGCTGGCGGCACAGCTGCGCCAGGAGTCCGGCTTCGACCCGGACGCGCGCTCCGGCGCCGGGGCGATGGGCATCGCGCAGTTCATGCCAGGGACGGCACGGTCGCTGGGCCTGCGCGACCCGTTCGACCCCGAGCAGGCGATCGACGCGCAGGCGCACCTGATGCGCGACCTGCTGCGCCAGTTCGGCTCGGTGCCCCTGGCCCTGGCGGCCTACAACGCGGGGCCCGGGGCGGTCCAGCGGTTCGGCGGCATCCCGCCGTTCCGCGAGACGCAGGACTACGTGGTGCGGATCCTCGGGCTCCTGCACGGCGCCGGCGACCTGCTGGTGCCGGCCGCCGGGCTGGAGGTGCGCCTCGTGGCGTGA
- a CDS encoding peptidoglycan DD-metalloendopeptidase family protein — translation MLARPAVAALAITGALGAPAAAAPSTTAATPALTLEAPRVAPSTAFFGGEPVAVSFAVTAPAPPLLHVEVTSDRTGRIARRMVVADVLPGMRRRVTWDGVTGDGRAAADGRYRVRVVVPGTTVRRRLGMFVLRGRTFPIRGRHADRGAIGQFGAGRNGGRTHEGFDVNAPCGTPLVAARAGRVVRSRFDPVLYGHEVVVRGLLDGRTYRYAHLRDRPLVRRGERVRTGQRIGSVGDTGNARTTGCHLHFELRVGGRLVDPRPHLHAWDRWS, via the coding sequence GTGCTCGCTCGCCCCGCCGTCGCCGCCCTCGCGATCACCGGCGCCCTCGGCGCTCCGGCCGCCGCCGCGCCCTCGACGACCGCCGCGACGCCCGCGCTGACCCTCGAGGCGCCGCGCGTCGCGCCGTCCACGGCCTTCTTCGGCGGGGAGCCCGTCGCGGTCTCCTTCGCCGTGACAGCGCCGGCGCCGCCGCTGCTGCACGTCGAGGTCACGAGCGACCGGACCGGCCGCATCGCACGCCGGATGGTCGTCGCCGACGTGCTGCCCGGCATGCGGCGCCGCGTGACGTGGGACGGCGTGACCGGGGACGGCCGGGCCGCCGCGGACGGGCGCTACCGCGTGCGCGTCGTGGTCCCGGGGACGACGGTGCGCCGCCGCCTGGGGATGTTCGTGCTGCGCGGCAGGACGTTCCCCATCCGCGGGCGGCACGCCGACCGGGGCGCGATCGGGCAGTTCGGAGCCGGGCGCAACGGCGGCCGGACCCACGAGGGCTTCGACGTCAACGCGCCGTGCGGCACGCCCCTGGTCGCCGCGCGCGCCGGCCGCGTCGTGCGCAGCCGCTTCGACCCGGTCCTCTACGGCCACGAGGTGGTCGTCCGCGGCCTGCTCGACGGCCGCACCTACCGCTACGCCCACCTGCGCGACCGCCCGCTGGTCCGTCGCGGCGAGCGTGTCCGCACCGGCCAGCGCATCGGCTCCGTCGGCGACACGGGCAACGCCCGCACGACCGGCTGCCACCTGCACTTCGAGCTGCGCGTCGGTGGCCGGCTCGTCGACCCCCGTCCGCACCTCCACGCCTGGGACCGCTGGAGCTGA
- a CDS encoding response regulator transcription factor encodes MTERTSTGLAGGTPRIAVIDTDTGFLQVLGKRLERLGWEHRVVGGAIPVETVVAMRLSALVVDLSTLGAHGWDYLERVCDELPGLGVVVCTGQSTVAQRVRALRLGADDWLSKPCHPEELIARVEAVVRRRRRTASRETSGPIKAGMLEIRSDRFQAFVDGRSVDLTRREFELIELLASAEGRVLEREEIYQRVWGYAMARGDRSVDVFVRKLRQKLDKASPGWRYIHTHFGVGYRFSAEPAEAAEAAAADTVAAREQEPAASPVDAVEASLAAELETLAR; translated from the coding sequence ATGACCGAGCGGACTTCCACCGGGCTCGCGGGCGGGACGCCCCGGATCGCGGTGATCGACACCGACACCGGCTTCCTCCAGGTCCTGGGCAAGCGCCTCGAGCGCCTGGGCTGGGAGCACCGGGTCGTGGGCGGGGCCATCCCCGTCGAGACCGTCGTGGCGATGCGCCTCAGCGCGCTCGTCGTCGACCTGTCCACGCTCGGGGCCCACGGCTGGGACTACCTCGAGCGCGTGTGCGACGAGCTGCCGGGCCTCGGCGTCGTCGTCTGCACGGGCCAGTCGACCGTCGCCCAGCGCGTCCGCGCGCTGCGTCTCGGCGCCGACGACTGGCTGTCCAAGCCGTGCCACCCGGAGGAGCTGATCGCCCGCGTCGAGGCGGTCGTCCGCCGCCGGCGCCGCACGGCCTCCCGCGAGACCTCCGGCCCGATCAAGGCCGGGATGCTCGAGATCCGGTCCGACCGCTTCCAGGCGTTCGTCGACGGGCGCTCCGTCGACCTCACCCGCCGCGAGTTCGAGCTCATCGAGCTGCTGGCGTCCGCCGAGGGCCGCGTCCTCGAGCGCGAGGAGATCTACCAGCGCGTCTGGGGCTACGCGATGGCCCGCGGCGACCGCTCCGTCGACGTCTTCGTGCGCAAGCTGCGCCAGAAGCTCGACAAGGCCTCGCCGGGCTGGCGCTACATCCACACGCACTTCGGCGTGGGCTACCGCTTCTCGGCCGAGCCCGCCGAGGCCGCCGAGGCGGCCGCGGCCGACACGGTCGCCGCCCGCGAGCAGGAGCCGGCGGCGTCGCCGGTGGACGCCGTGGAGGCGTCGCTCGCCGCCGAGCTCGAGACGCTGGCGCGCTAG
- the phoU gene encoding phosphate signaling complex protein PhoU produces the protein MAAVSNRQHFAEELAAVEEQALGGIDIVVAQVDRVVEALEHQDVELAALVVANDDLVDGRYLEVHQRILSLFALQAPVAGDLRTVAALLHVIKHVERMGDQCVNIAKLLPITGNEPPVQEDMLSRLLHMGRAARSESSQAKIAFASRDVELAYDLARQDRELNRLNREVFRMAVQCGTDEDTREWAMTMTMVARAFERIGDNAVDIGEQVAFVVTGLFREFSDSSHPGQPWRNS, from the coding sequence ATGGCCGCGGTGTCCAACCGCCAGCACTTCGCGGAGGAGCTGGCGGCCGTGGAGGAGCAGGCGCTGGGCGGGATCGACATCGTCGTCGCGCAGGTCGACCGCGTCGTCGAGGCCCTCGAGCACCAGGACGTCGAGCTGGCGGCGCTGGTCGTCGCCAACGACGACCTCGTCGACGGCCGCTACCTCGAGGTCCACCAGCGGATCCTGTCGCTCTTCGCGCTGCAGGCGCCGGTGGCCGGGGACCTGCGGACGGTCGCGGCGCTCCTGCACGTCATCAAGCACGTCGAGCGCATGGGCGACCAGTGCGTGAACATCGCCAAGCTCCTGCCCATCACGGGCAACGAGCCGCCGGTGCAGGAGGACATGCTCTCGCGGCTGCTGCACATGGGCCGCGCGGCGCGGTCGGAGTCCTCGCAGGCGAAGATCGCCTTCGCCTCGCGCGACGTGGAGCTCGCCTACGACCTCGCCCGCCAGGACCGCGAGCTCAACCGGCTCAACCGCGAGGTCTTCCGCATGGCCGTGCAGTGCGGGACCGACGAGGACACGCGCGAGTGGGCGATGACCATGACGATGGTCGCCCGGGCGTTCGAGCGCATCGGGGACAACGCCGTGGACATCGGCGAGCAGGTCGCGTTCGTCGTCACGGGGCTGTTCCGGGAGTTCAGCGACTCGTCGCACCCCGGTCAACCCTGGCGCAACAGCTGA
- the pstB gene encoding phosphate ABC transporter ATP-binding protein PstB, with amino-acid sequence MSSTPESSVEPVVTPPIAEPAIGRSAVSSGLRAPAAETGPRESVFSIQDLGVAYGGKTAVEGVSMELFKNDITAYIGPSGCGKSTVLRCLNRMNDLIPGATVSGKVLYHDVDLYAKDVDAVNVRKRIGMVFQKPNPFPKSIYDNIAFGPKVLGFGKSEIDDVVESSLRKAALWDEVKDRLKTNAFGMSGGQQQRLCIARAIATNPDVILMDEPCSALDPISTGKIEELMLELKESYSIVIVTHNMQQAARVSDRTAFFIVDLSAGESNRIGRLVELNPTEKVFTNPDDPRTEEYVTGKFG; translated from the coding sequence ATGTCGTCCACCCCTGAGTCCAGCGTCGAGCCGGTCGTCACGCCGCCGATCGCCGAGCCGGCGATCGGCCGCAGCGCCGTCTCGAGCGGCCTGCGCGCGCCGGCCGCCGAGACCGGTCCGCGCGAGTCCGTCTTCTCCATCCAGGACCTCGGCGTCGCCTACGGCGGCAAGACCGCCGTCGAGGGCGTCTCGATGGAGCTCTTCAAGAACGACATCACCGCCTACATCGGCCCGTCGGGCTGCGGCAAGTCGACGGTCCTGCGCTGCCTGAACCGGATGAACGACCTCATCCCGGGCGCGACGGTGAGCGGCAAGGTCCTCTACCACGACGTCGACCTGTACGCCAAGGACGTCGACGCGGTGAACGTGCGCAAGCGCATCGGGATGGTCTTCCAGAAGCCCAACCCGTTCCCGAAGTCGATCTACGACAACATCGCCTTCGGCCCCAAGGTCCTCGGCTTCGGCAAGTCCGAGATCGACGACGTCGTGGAGTCCTCGCTGCGCAAGGCGGCGCTGTGGGACGAGGTCAAGGACCGCCTCAAGACCAACGCGTTCGGCATGTCGGGCGGCCAGCAGCAGCGCCTGTGCATCGCCCGCGCGATCGCGACGAACCCCGACGTGATCCTCATGGACGAGCCGTGCTCGGCCCTGGACCCGATCTCGACGGGCAAGATCGAGGAGCTCATGCTCGAGCTCAAGGAGAGCTACTCGATCGTGATCGTCACCCACAACATGCAGCAGGCCGCGCGCGTCTCGGACCGCACCGCCTTCTTCATCGTGGACCTCAGCGCGGGCGAGTCCAACCGCATCGGCCGGCTCGTCGAGCTCAACCCGACCGAGAAGGTCTTCACCAACCCCGACGACCCTCGCACCGAGGAGTACGTCACGGGCAAGTTCGGCTGA
- the pstA gene encoding phosphate ABC transporter permease PstA, whose product MATGAQIAQRATQRARLEEGHAQGRTTSAVFNGLMYGAVAISVLALAVLLYEVIKDGASAVDPQFFQNQPSKVRPETAGAQSAIYGTLWLMAITAAIVIPLGVATALYLEEYADRTRWWNRMIEVNIQNLAAVPSVVYGILGLAFFVRAPLDLGSVLLAGGMTLALLVLPVVIIVSREAIRAVPPSIREGSLALGATQWQTIARQVLPASIPGIATGVILALSRAIGETAPLLLIGAAASPRFNPEGLDSAFTALPVQILTWTTDADQESFLPLAAAAILVLMAVLLAMNSVAIFLRNRYEQKW is encoded by the coding sequence ATGGCCACCGGAGCCCAGATCGCCCAGCGCGCCACGCAGCGCGCCCGCCTCGAGGAGGGCCACGCCCAGGGGCGCACGACCTCCGCGGTCTTCAACGGCCTCATGTACGGGGCGGTGGCGATCAGCGTCCTCGCGCTCGCCGTCCTCCTGTACGAGGTCATCAAGGACGGCGCCTCGGCCGTCGACCCGCAGTTCTTCCAGAACCAGCCGTCGAAGGTGCGGCCCGAGACCGCGGGCGCGCAGTCGGCGATCTACGGGACGCTGTGGCTCATGGCGATCACCGCGGCGATCGTCATCCCGCTGGGCGTCGCGACCGCGCTGTACCTCGAGGAGTACGCGGACCGCACCCGCTGGTGGAACCGCATGATCGAGGTCAACATCCAGAACCTCGCGGCGGTCCCCTCCGTGGTCTACGGCATCCTCGGCCTCGCGTTCTTCGTGCGCGCGCCGCTCGACCTGGGCAGCGTCCTGCTCGCCGGCGGCATGACGCTGGCGCTGCTGGTGCTCCCCGTGGTGATCATCGTCTCCCGCGAGGCGATCCGGGCGGTGCCGCCGTCGATCCGCGAGGGCTCGCTGGCGCTGGGGGCCACCCAGTGGCAGACGATCGCCCGGCAGGTCCTGCCGGCGTCGATCCCCGGCATCGCGACGGGCGTGATCCTCGCGCTCTCGCGCGCCATCGGCGAGACCGCGCCGCTGCTGCTGATCGGCGCGGCCGCGTCCCCCCGCTTCAACCCCGAGGGCCTGGACTCGGCGTTCACCGCGCTGCCGGTGCAGATCCTCACGTGGACCACGGACGCCGACCAGGAGAGCTTCCTGCCGCTCGCCGCGGCGGCGATCCTCGTCCTGATGGCCGTCCTGCTCGCGATGAACTCCGTCGCGATCTTCCTGCGCAACCGCTACGAGCAGAAGTGGTAG
- the pstC gene encoding phosphate ABC transporter permease subunit PstC, which yields MAEPLANAASSSDGVRAALARTPTVRSRYESVVKGLLFAAAAVSVLTTIAIVYSLFRETVNFFDEVPIGDYLFGDKWTPLLNGDQQSFGVLPLIWGTLYLSLIGLAVAVPLGLLCAIYLSEYASPRVRKTIKPVLELLAGVPTIVFGFFALTFFTPEVLRGLVGLDIGTFNALGAGIVLGFLVLPTIASVAEDAMTAVPRALREGAFGLGANKRQVALRVVFPAALSGIVAALVLGASRAIGETVIILVAGGTVARLSVDPTEGFQSMAAYIAFVSRGEASTGSIEYLTLFAVGLTLFVMTLVLNIVSIRLVNKYRQVYD from the coding sequence CTGGCGGAGCCGCTGGCGAACGCCGCCTCCTCGTCGGACGGGGTCCGGGCCGCACTGGCCCGGACCCCGACGGTCCGCTCGCGCTACGAGTCGGTGGTCAAGGGCCTGCTCTTCGCGGCCGCGGCCGTCTCAGTCCTCACGACCATCGCGATCGTCTACTCGCTGTTCCGCGAGACGGTCAACTTCTTCGACGAGGTCCCCATCGGGGACTACCTCTTCGGCGACAAGTGGACGCCGCTGCTCAACGGCGACCAGCAGTCCTTCGGGGTGCTGCCGCTCATCTGGGGCACGCTCTACCTGTCGCTCATCGGCCTGGCGGTCGCCGTCCCGCTCGGCCTGCTGTGCGCGATCTACCTGTCCGAGTACGCGTCGCCGCGCGTGCGCAAGACGATCAAGCCGGTCCTGGAGCTCCTGGCCGGCGTGCCGACGATCGTCTTCGGCTTCTTCGCGCTGACCTTCTTCACGCCCGAGGTCCTGCGGGGCCTCGTCGGCCTCGACATCGGGACCTTCAACGCGCTGGGCGCGGGCATCGTCCTGGGCTTCCTCGTCCTGCCGACGATCGCGTCGGTCGCCGAGGACGCCATGACCGCCGTGCCGCGGGCGCTGCGCGAGGGGGCCTTCGGGCTCGGTGCCAACAAGCGCCAGGTCGCCCTGCGCGTCGTCTTCCCGGCCGCCCTGTCGGGGATCGTCGCCGCCCTCGTCCTGGGGGCCTCGCGCGCCATCGGCGAGACGGTGATCATCCTCGTCGCCGGCGGCACCGTCGCCCGCCTGAGCGTCGACCCGACCGAGGGCTTCCAGTCCATGGCGGCCTACATCGCCTTCGTCTCGCGCGGCGAGGCGTCCACCGGGTCGATCGAGTACCTGACGCTGTTCGCGGTGGGCCTGACGCTGTTCGTCATGACCCTGGTGCTGAACATCGTCTCCATCCGCCTCGTCAACAAGTACCGGCAGGTGTACGACTGA
- a CDS encoding PstS family phosphate ABC transporter substrate-binding protein, whose protein sequence is MRTRSFAAVVTAGVLAFGVAACGDDDDSTSSASGGGDTTEQTTEQLSGKVNIDGSSTVAPFAQAAAELFNEEQPNVQVTVGTSGTGGGFEKFCAGETDISDASRAIEDDEKEACEKGGVSYGEIQVANDGIAVVTNKDLAVDCLTTGELKKIWNKGSKVSSLADVKSGLPDTKLSLYGPGTDSGTFDFFTDEINGEEGVTREDYEASEDDNVLVTGVSSDAGGLGYFGFSYYDQNQDKLNLVGVQEEGGECVKPSAETIQDGSYKPLARPLFMYPSSKALARPEVKAFMEFVIENQQQIAEAAKIVALTEAQAGEARTELTNAESGAAGGSGTTTDAQ, encoded by the coding sequence GTGAGGACCCGTTCCTTCGCCGCCGTGGTCACGGCGGGCGTGCTGGCCTTCGGCGTCGCCGCCTGCGGTGACGACGACGACAGCACCAGCAGCGCCTCCGGCGGTGGCGACACCACGGAGCAGACGACCGAGCAGCTCTCGGGCAAGGTCAACATCGACGGCTCGTCGACGGTGGCGCCGTTCGCCCAGGCGGCGGCCGAGCTCTTCAACGAGGAGCAGCCCAACGTCCAGGTGACGGTCGGCACGTCGGGCACCGGCGGCGGCTTCGAGAAGTTCTGCGCCGGCGAGACCGACATCTCGGACGCCTCGCGCGCCATCGAGGACGACGAGAAGGAGGCCTGCGAGAAGGGCGGCGTCTCCTACGGCGAGATCCAGGTCGCCAACGACGGCATCGCCGTGGTGACCAACAAGGACCTCGCGGTCGACTGCCTCACGACGGGCGAGCTCAAGAAGATCTGGAACAAGGGCTCCAAGGTCTCCTCGCTGGCCGACGTCAAGAGCGGCCTGCCGGACACCAAGCTGTCGCTCTACGGCCCCGGCACCGACTCGGGCACGTTCGACTTCTTCACCGACGAGATCAACGGTGAGGAGGGCGTCACCCGCGAGGACTACGAGGCCTCCGAGGACGACAACGTCCTGGTCACGGGCGTCTCGAGCGACGCCGGCGGCCTGGGCTACTTCGGCTTCTCCTACTACGACCAGAACCAGGACAAGCTGAACCTGGTCGGCGTCCAGGAGGAGGGCGGCGAGTGCGTCAAGCCGTCGGCCGAGACGATCCAGGACGGCTCCTACAAGCCGCTGGCCCGTCCGCTGTTCATGTACCCGTCCTCGAAGGCGCTCGCCCGCCCGGAGGTCAAGGCGTTCATGGAGTTCGTCATCGAGAACCAGCAGCAGATCGCCGAGGCGGCCAAGATCGTCGCGCTCACCGAGGCGCAGGCCGGCGAGGCCCGCACCGAGCTGACGAACGCCGAGTCCGGCGCCGCCGGCGGCTCGGGCACGACGACGGACGCCCAGTAG
- a CDS encoding helix-turn-helix domain-containing protein, translating to MAMEIDAEVLQAGEIEVRPADGLVSAGGRVLNLSVREFQLLVALMRHAGRIVSREDLHRLVWGGELRRGDRSIDVYVHKLRVKLEAALPDLTCIHTHVGFGYRLAPERSPRFHNEGTAR from the coding sequence ATGGCGATGGAGATCGACGCCGAGGTCCTGCAGGCGGGGGAGATCGAAGTGCGTCCGGCCGACGGGCTCGTGTCCGCGGGCGGCCGCGTCCTCAACCTCTCCGTCCGGGAGTTCCAGCTGCTCGTGGCGCTCATGCGCCACGCGGGGCGGATCGTCTCCCGGGAGGACCTGCACCGCCTCGTGTGGGGAGGGGAGCTTCGCCGCGGCGACCGCTCCATCGACGTCTACGTCCACAAGCTGCGCGTGAAGCTCGAGGCAGCCCTCCCGGACCTCACCTGCATCCACACGCACGTGGGGTTCGGCTACCGGCTGGCTCCAGAACGTTCACCGCGCTTTCACAACGAGGGCACCGCTCGGTGA
- a CDS encoding DUF47 domain-containing protein: MGLFTRAAYDPVTLGLLEEAGRNIQRATVLLRDLLVDWPERSELAQELRACEQEGDRITHDVIHRLDGGGSGNVPFEIGDGHQLATALDDVVDYAEQTADTLSIYGIEAPMEQAGALAEVLVGAGEQVARALESLSDGSELGPHLVEIHRLENEGDRISRDAVASLFAGGIDPMVVIRWKDVFDLLEQSVDACETVAHVLEGISLKRRR, encoded by the coding sequence ATGGGGCTGTTCACGCGCGCTGCCTACGACCCGGTGACCCTCGGGCTGCTCGAGGAGGCCGGGCGCAACATCCAGCGCGCGACGGTCCTGCTGCGCGATCTGCTGGTCGACTGGCCCGAGCGCTCCGAGCTCGCGCAGGAGCTCCGCGCGTGCGAGCAGGAGGGCGACCGCATCACCCACGACGTCATCCACCGGCTGGACGGCGGCGGCTCGGGCAACGTCCCGTTCGAGATCGGCGACGGCCACCAGCTCGCCACGGCGCTCGACGACGTCGTCGACTACGCCGAGCAGACGGCCGACACGCTCTCGATCTACGGCATCGAGGCGCCCATGGAGCAGGCGGGCGCCCTCGCGGAGGTCCTCGTCGGGGCCGGCGAGCAGGTCGCCCGGGCGCTCGAGAGCCTGAGCGACGGCAGCGAGCTCGGCCCGCACCTCGTCGAGATCCACCGCCTGGAGAACGAGGGCGACCGGATCAGCCGCGACGCGGTGGCGTCGCTGTTCGCGGGCGGGATCGACCCGATGGTCGTCATCCGCTGGAAGGACGTCTTCGACCTGCTCGAGCAGAGCGTCGACGCCTGCGAGACGGTCGCGCACGTGCTCGAGGGCATCTCCCTCAAGCGCCGCCGCTGA